A genomic region of Christiangramia sp. OXR-203 contains the following coding sequences:
- the rplL gene encoding 50S ribosomal protein L7/L12: protein MADLKDFAEQLVNLTVKEVNELADILKEEYGIEPAAAAVAVAGGAAAGGEEAEEQTEFDVILTAPGGSKLAVVKLVKELTGLGLKDAKALVDGAPAPVKEGVAKDEAEALKSQLEEAGAEVELK, encoded by the coding sequence ATGGCAGATTTAAAAGATTTCGCAGAACAACTAGTTAACCTTACTGTAAAAGAAGTAAACGAGTTAGCTGATATTTTGAAAGAAGAATACGGTATCGAGCCTGCAGCTGCTGCTGTAGCTGTTGCTGGTGGTGCTGCTGCTGGTGGTGAAGAAGCTGAAGAGCAAACAGAATTCGACGTAATTCTTACAGCTCCAGGTGGGTCTAAGCTTGCTGTAGTTAAACTTGTAAAAGAACTCACAGGTCTTGGTCTTAAAGACGCTAAAGCATTAGTAGATGGTGCTCCAGCTCCAGTAAAAGAAGGAGTAGCTAAAGACGAAGCAGAAGCTCTAAAATCACAATTAGAAGAAGCAGGAGCTGAGGTTGAGCTTAAATAA
- the secE gene encoding preprotein translocase subunit SecE codes for MAGFVNYISESYNELKNHVTWTSWSEAQRLTVIVAVFSIVFSLAIWGVDTLFSGAIEQYFEWVKS; via the coding sequence ATGGCAGGATTTGTTAATTACATTTCAGAATCATATAACGAGTTAAAAAACCACGTTACCTGGACAAGCTGGTCTGAAGCTCAGAGGCTAACAGTGATTGTTGCTGTATTCTCGATTGTTTTTTCATTGGCAATTTGGGGTGTTGATACGCTTTTTAGTGGAGCGATTGAGCAATACTTCGAATGGGTTAAATCTTAA
- the rplA gene encoding 50S ribosomal protein L1: protein MAKLTKKQKEAQGKIENGKTYTVAEASALIKDVTNANFDPSVDLAVRLNVDPRKANQMVRGVVTLPHGTGKDVKVLALVTPDKEEEAKEAGADFVGLDEYLEKIKGGWTDVDVIITMPSVMGKLGPLGRVLGPRGLMPNPKTGTVTMDIAKAVSDVKAGKIDFKVDKTGIVHAAIGKASFDAEKIAGNARELLTTLVKLKPQASKGLYIKSIYMTSTMSPSVEIDTKRFTEQ from the coding sequence ATGGCAAAATTAACTAAAAAGCAAAAAGAAGCTCAGGGAAAAATCGAGAACGGTAAAACGTACACGGTTGCTGAAGCGTCTGCTTTGATAAAAGATGTTACCAACGCAAATTTCGATCCTTCTGTAGATCTTGCAGTTCGTTTAAACGTAGATCCACGTAAAGCTAACCAAATGGTTAGAGGTGTTGTAACTCTTCCGCATGGAACAGGTAAGGACGTTAAAGTTCTTGCGCTTGTCACTCCAGATAAGGAAGAAGAAGCAAAAGAAGCTGGTGCAGATTTCGTTGGATTAGATGAATACCTTGAAAAAATCAAAGGTGGTTGGACAGATGTTGATGTGATCATCACTATGCCTAGCGTTATGGGGAAACTTGGACCACTAGGACGTGTCCTTGGACCAAGAGGGCTTATGCCTAACCCAAAGACCGGTACAGTAACTATGGATATTGCTAAGGCAGTATCTGATGTGAAGGCCGGTAAGATCGACTTTAAAGTTGACAAAACAGGAATTGTACACGCTGCAATTGGAAAAGCGTCTTTCGATGCTGAGAAGATCGCAGGTAATGCAAGAGAATTATTAACTACGCTGGTAAAATTGAAGCCTCAGGCATCTAAAGGTCTTTATATAAAGAGTATTTATATGACTAGTACCATGAGCCCGAGTGTAGAGATAGATACTAAAAGGTTTACTGAGCAATAA
- the rplJ gene encoding 50S ribosomal protein L10, giving the protein MTREEKSQVIEDLTAQLAGFQTIYLADISGLDAGSTSNLRRACFKADVKLSVVKNTLLAKAMEASDKDFGELPTVLKGNTSILLSETGNAPAKVIKDFRKKSDKPLLKGAFVEEAIYVGDDYLETLVNIKSKEEVIGDIIGLLQSPAKNVVSALKSGGGKIAGILKTLSEKEG; this is encoded by the coding sequence ATGACAAGAGAAGAAAAATCACAAGTTATAGAAGACTTAACTGCCCAGCTAGCCGGATTCCAAACTATCTATTTAGCTGACATTTCTGGCCTTGACGCTGGAAGTACTTCTAACTTACGTAGAGCTTGTTTCAAAGCAGACGTTAAGTTATCGGTAGTTAAAAATACGTTGCTTGCTAAAGCTATGGAGGCATCCGATAAAGATTTCGGAGAACTTCCTACAGTTTTAAAAGGTAACACATCAATTTTGCTTTCGGAAACTGGAAATGCTCCAGCGAAAGTAATTAAGGATTTCAGAAAGAAATCTGATAAGCCTCTACTTAAAGGTGCTTTTGTTGAAGAAGCTATCTACGTAGGTGATGATTATCTTGAGACATTGGTTAACATCAAGTCTAAAGAAGAAGTTATCGGGGATATCATTGGATTACTTCAGTCTCCTGCTAAAAATGTTGTTTCTGCACTTAAATCAGGTGGTGGAAAGATCGCAGGAATCCTTAAGACCCTTTCAGAAAAGGAAGGATAA
- the nusG gene encoding transcription termination/antitermination protein NusG encodes MAEAKEKKWYVVRAVSGQENKVKDYIEKEIAHMGLEDFVDQVLVPTEKVIQIRNGKKVNKERVYFPGYVMIQANISGEIPHIIKGINGVIGFLGETKGGDPVPLRKSEVNRMLGKVDELSVKTDNVAIPFTIGETIKVIDGPFNGFNGTVEKINEEKRKLEVMVKIFGRKTPLELSYMQVEKV; translated from the coding sequence ATGGCTGAAGCAAAGGAGAAAAAGTGGTATGTGGTTCGCGCTGTAAGTGGACAGGAAAATAAAGTTAAGGACTATATAGAGAAAGAAATTGCTCATATGGGTCTTGAAGATTTCGTGGACCAGGTTCTTGTGCCTACTGAAAAAGTAATACAAATTCGTAACGGGAAAAAAGTAAACAAAGAAAGAGTTTATTTTCCTGGTTATGTAATGATTCAAGCTAATATCAGCGGTGAGATTCCTCACATTATCAAAGGAATTAATGGCGTTATTGGTTTTCTAGGTGAAACTAAAGGGGGAGACCCGGTGCCACTTAGGAAATCTGAAGTGAATAGAATGCTAGGAAAGGTAGATGAGCTATCTGTGAAGACAGATAATGTTGCAATTCCATTCACAATAGGAGAAACAATCAAAGTTATCGATGGTCCGTTTAATGGTTTCAATGGAACTGTTGAAAAGATCAACGAAGAAAAGCGTAAGCTTGAGGTGATGGTTAAGATTTTCGGAAGAAAAACACCATTAGAGTTAAGTTATATGCAAGTAGAGAAAGTATAA
- the rplK gene encoding 50S ribosomal protein L11, with product MAKEVSKVVKLQVRGGAANPSPPVGPALGAAGVNIMEFCKQFNGRTQDKQGKVLPVAITVYKDKSFDFVIKTPPAAVQLMEAAKTKKGSGEPNRKKVASVSWDQVKAIAEDKMQDLNAFTVESAMKMVAGTARSMGITVKGEAPF from the coding sequence ATGGCAAAAGAAGTAAGTAAAGTTGTAAAACTACAAGTTCGCGGAGGTGCTGCTAACCCATCACCACCAGTTGGACCTGCTTTAGGTGCTGCCGGAGTGAACATCATGGAATTCTGTAAGCAATTCAATGGTAGAACTCAGGATAAGCAAGGAAAGGTACTTCCAGTAGCAATTACTGTTTATAAGGATAAGTCTTTTGATTTTGTGATCAAAACACCACCTGCAGCAGTGCAATTGATGGAAGCGGCAAAGACTAAAAAAGGTTCAGGTGAGCCGAACAGAAAAAAAGTAGCTAGTGTTTCTTGGGATCAGGTTAAAGCGATTGCAGAAGACAAAATGCAGGATCTTAACGCATTTACTGTAGAATCTGCAATGAAAATGGTTGCCGGAACAGCTCGTTCGATGGGAATAACTGTAAAAGGTGAAGCACCGTTTTAA
- the rpoB gene encoding DNA-directed RNA polymerase subunit beta: MLAKQTERLSFSSVKNKPAYPDFLDLQIKSFQDFFQLETKSEARGNEGLYNTFLENFPITDTRNQFVLEFLDYFVDPPRYSIQECIERGLTYSVPLKARLKLYCTDPEHEDFETIVQDVYLGTIPYMTPSGTFCINGAERVVVSQLHRSPGVFFGQSFHANGTKLYSARVIPFKGSWIEFATDINSVMYAYIDRKKKLPVTTLFRAIGFERDKDILEIFDLAEEVKVSKTGLKKYLGRKLAARVLNTWYEDFVDEDTGEVVSIERNEIVLDRDTELEKDHIEEILETGSKTILLHKEDNQTGDYAIIHNTLQKDPTNSEKEAVEHIYRQLRNAEPPDEETARGIIDKLFFSDQRYSLGEVGRYRMNKKLGLEVEMDKQVLTKLDIITIVKYLIELINSKAEIDDIDHLSNRRVRTVGEQLSQQFGVGLARMARTIRERMNVRDNEVFTPIDLINAKTLSSVINSFFGTNQLSQFMDQTNPLAEITHKRRLSALGPGGLSRERAGFEVRDVHYTHYGRLCPIETPEGPNIGLISSLSVYAKVNGMGFIETPYRSVTDGKINISEEPIYLSAEEEEGKKIAQANIPLKDDGTINTDRVIARMEGDFPVVDPNEIHYTDVAPNQISSISASLIPFLEHDDANRALMGSNMMRQAVPLLRTDSPIVGTGLERQVATDSRVLINAEGEGEVEYVDANKIVIKYDRTDEARMVSFDDDSKSYNLIKFRKTNQGSCINLKPIVSVGDRVTKGQVLCQGYATEEGELALGRNMKVAFMPWKGYNFEDAIVISEKVVRDDIFTSIHIDEYSLEVRDTKLGNEELTNDIPNVSEEATKDLDEHGMIRVGAEVKPGDILIGKITPKGESDPTPEEKLLRAIFGDKAGDVKDASLKASPSLSGVVINKKLFARAIKDKRKRAQDKEDVAALEKKYDAKFANLKAELIEKLFAIIGGKTAQGVQNDLGEEVMPKGKKYTLKMLNAVDDYAHLTTGTWTTDDHLNELVADLLHNYKIKENDLQGNLRREKFTISVGDELPSGILKLAKVYIAKKRKLKVGDKMAGRHGNKGIVARIVRQEDMPFLEDGTPVDIVLNPLGVPSRMNIGQIYETVLGWAGQKNGKKYATPIFDGATIEEINDLTDKAGIPRYGHTYLYDGGTGERFDQRATVGVIYMLKLGHMIDDKMHARSIGPYSLITQQPLGGKAQFGGQRFGEMEVWALEAYGASSTLREILTVKSDDVIGRAKTYEAIVKGEPMPEPGLPESFNVLMHELKGLGLDIKLEE; this comes from the coding sequence ATGTTAGCAAAGCAAACTGAAAGATTGAGTTTCTCTTCTGTTAAGAACAAGCCTGCTTATCCGGACTTTCTGGATCTGCAGATTAAGTCTTTTCAGGACTTCTTTCAATTAGAGACAAAATCAGAAGCGCGGGGAAATGAAGGTCTTTACAACACCTTCCTAGAAAACTTCCCCATTACGGACACCCGTAATCAATTTGTACTAGAATTCTTAGATTATTTTGTGGACCCACCAAGATACTCCATACAGGAATGTATCGAACGTGGATTGACCTACAGTGTACCACTTAAGGCTAGACTTAAGTTATACTGTACCGACCCTGAACACGAAGATTTTGAAACAATCGTACAGGACGTATACTTGGGAACTATCCCATATATGACACCTAGTGGAACTTTCTGCATTAACGGTGCTGAACGAGTAGTAGTTTCTCAGCTACACCGTTCTCCAGGGGTTTTCTTTGGACAATCTTTCCATGCAAATGGAACAAAACTTTATTCTGCTCGTGTAATTCCTTTCAAAGGATCATGGATAGAATTTGCGACCGATATCAATAGCGTTATGTACGCTTATATTGATCGTAAGAAAAAATTACCTGTAACAACTCTTTTCCGTGCAATTGGATTTGAGCGCGATAAGGATATTCTTGAGATCTTCGACCTTGCGGAAGAAGTGAAGGTGTCTAAAACAGGACTAAAAAAATACCTTGGTCGTAAATTAGCGGCTAGAGTACTTAATACATGGTACGAAGATTTCGTAGATGAAGATACTGGTGAAGTTGTTTCTATCGAGCGTAACGAAATTGTTCTTGACCGTGATACTGAACTTGAAAAAGATCACATAGAAGAAATACTTGAAACCGGATCTAAAACTATCCTACTTCACAAGGAGGATAACCAGACTGGTGATTATGCGATCATTCACAATACATTACAAAAGGATCCTACTAACTCTGAAAAAGAGGCAGTAGAACATATCTACCGTCAGCTACGTAATGCTGAGCCGCCAGATGAGGAAACTGCTCGTGGAATTATCGACAAGCTTTTCTTCTCAGATCAGCGTTACAGCCTTGGAGAAGTTGGTAGATATAGAATGAACAAAAAACTTGGTCTAGAAGTTGAAATGGATAAGCAAGTGCTTACCAAATTAGACATCATTACCATCGTAAAATATCTTATCGAGCTTATTAATTCTAAAGCTGAGATTGATGATATTGATCACTTATCTAACCGTCGTGTTAGAACTGTAGGTGAGCAGTTATCTCAGCAGTTCGGTGTTGGTCTTGCACGTATGGCAAGGACAATCCGTGAGAGAATGAACGTTCGTGATAACGAGGTGTTTACTCCAATCGATTTGATCAATGCGAAGACATTATCTTCTGTGATCAACTCATTCTTTGGAACAAACCAGTTATCTCAGTTCATGGACCAGACGAACCCTCTTGCAGAAATCACGCACAAGCGTAGACTTTCAGCATTAGGACCAGGCGGTTTATCAAGGGAAAGAGCAGGGTTTGAGGTACGTGATGTTCACTATACTCACTACGGAAGACTTTGTCCGATTGAAACTCCTGAGGGTCCAAACATTGGTCTTATTTCATCACTTTCGGTTTATGCTAAAGTAAACGGAATGGGATTCATCGAGACACCATATAGAAGTGTTACTGATGGTAAGATAAATATTTCCGAAGAGCCTATTTATTTAAGTGCTGAAGAGGAAGAAGGTAAAAAGATTGCTCAGGCCAACATTCCTTTAAAGGATGATGGTACTATAAATACAGATCGTGTAATTGCACGAATGGAAGGTGACTTCCCGGTTGTAGATCCAAATGAGATCCACTATACCGATGTTGCACCAAACCAGATATCCTCCATATCTGCATCTCTAATTCCATTTTTGGAACATGATGATGCCAACCGTGCGTTGATGGGATCAAACATGATGCGTCAGGCTGTACCATTGTTAAGAACAGATTCTCCTATCGTTGGAACTGGACTTGAAAGACAGGTTGCAACAGACTCTCGTGTATTGATAAATGCCGAAGGTGAAGGAGAGGTTGAGTATGTTGATGCAAACAAAATTGTGATCAAGTACGATCGTACGGACGAAGCAAGAATGGTAAGTTTTGATGATGATTCAAAATCTTACAATCTTATCAAATTCCGTAAAACTAACCAGGGATCCTGTATCAACCTGAAACCAATCGTTAGTGTTGGGGACAGAGTTACTAAAGGACAGGTTCTTTGCCAGGGTTATGCAACCGAAGAAGGTGAGCTGGCACTTGGTAGAAACATGAAGGTTGCCTTCATGCCTTGGAAAGGTTATAACTTTGAGGATGCGATCGTAATTTCAGAAAAAGTGGTAAGAGATGATATTTTCACCTCTATCCATATTGATGAGTACTCTCTTGAAGTTAGAGATACAAAACTGGGTAACGAAGAATTGACTAATGATATTCCTAATGTTTCTGAGGAGGCTACTAAAGACCTTGATGAGCACGGAATGATTAGAGTTGGTGCTGAAGTAAAGCCTGGTGATATTCTTATTGGTAAGATCACTCCTAAAGGAGAAAGTGATCCTACTCCAGAAGAAAAATTATTACGTGCGATCTTTGGTGACAAAGCTGGTGATGTAAAAGATGCTTCTCTTAAAGCTTCTCCATCGCTAAGTGGTGTTGTTATCAATAAGAAATTGTTCGCAAGAGCGATTAAGGACAAACGTAAGAGAGCTCAGGATAAAGAAGATGTTGCTGCATTAGAGAAAAAGTATGATGCTAAATTCGCTAATTTAAAAGCTGAACTTATTGAGAAGCTATTCGCTATTATTGGTGGAAAGACTGCTCAGGGAGTACAGAATGATCTTGGTGAAGAAGTAATGCCGAAAGGTAAGAAGTACACTCTTAAGATGCTTAACGCTGTAGACGATTATGCTCACTTAACTACGGGTACATGGACTACAGATGATCATCTTAATGAACTTGTAGCTGATCTTTTACATAATTATAAAATCAAGGAGAACGATCTTCAGGGTAACCTTAGAAGAGAGAAATTTACCATATCTGTTGGAGATGAACTTCCATCAGGAATTCTTAAACTGGCTAAAGTTTATATCGCTAAGAAGCGTAAACTTAAAGTAGGGGATAAGATGGCAGGACGTCACGGTAACAAAGGTATTGTTGCAAGAATCGTTCGTCAGGAAGATATGCCATTCCTTGAGGACGGGACACCAGTAGACATCGTGTTGAACCCGCTTGGGGTACCATCGCGTATGAACATTGGACAGATCTACGAAACAGTTCTTGGATGGGCTGGACAGAAGAACGGGAAGAAGTACGCAACACCAATTTTTGATGGTGCTACTATTGAAGAGATCAATGATCTAACCGACAAAGCCGGAATACCTAGATATGGTCATACTTATCTTTATGATGGTGGAACCGGGGAAAGATTTGATCAGCGTGCAACTGTTGGTGTGATCTACATGCTTAAACTTGGTCATATGATCGACGATAAAATGCATGCTCGTTCTATTGGACCATACTCACTTATTACTCAGCAACCGCTTGGTGGTAAGGCACAATTTGGTGGTCAGAGATTTGGAGAGATGGAGGTTTGGGCTCTTGAAGCTTACGGAGCATCTAGTACTCTAAGAGAAATTCTAACAGTGAAGTCTGATGACGTTATTGGAAGAGCTAAGACTTACGAGGCTATTGTGAAGGGTGAGCCAATGCCGGAACCAGGATTGCCGGAATCTTTCAACGTACTTATGCACGAATTGAAAGGTCTAGGTTTGGATATTAAACTTGAAGAATAA